The DNA region GTTACCACCGCAAGGTTCCTAAAACGAACTGAACATAATAGGGCAAACGAGCCTATgggacacccatttttagtaGGTCCATGAAGTTGCTGGAGATATCCACcgagtatttatatattgtatttcaaatttttgacCAAGCCTTATAAAATTCAGGAGTGGCGTATGGATGGAGGCGGCAGAACGGGTGCAGATCTATGGCAGTAAGAGTTTGCCAAGAGATGCGAGACGTGATCCGTTAGGGCAGGACACTGCTATCGAACAACAAAATAACAGGTAACATCAAATCTTCCATATTCAGAATTGTATTACAATCTATCTTTAGCAAATAGGTTATGTaccaatataatacaatttagacATCCATTCATAAATCGATGCTAACCCAACTCCACAGGCGAGTCCATAACTTGCCTGTCTACCATTGCCGACAGCGAATTGTATCTTATTTCGgccatacaatgcgcagaggcgatgaAACCTTGGAcaaactgatcgtggttggtaacacatAGGGAAAAAGATTACGTGGCcaaccaaccagatggaccgatgAATTGAAAGACTCATCATGCTCAAAACTATACACTGCtataagagaggcgctggacagaaaccggtaGAAACAGATTTCCGCTCCAGATGTTTCCTTACTGGCCACGATGCTCGGACATGAGCTACCGACTGAAGAGAGAGAAATCTCGAAAGAGAGTTTTAAACACATTCTTCACTacggtatttttttctcaGTTGTGTGGCCTATCACATGCTAGGTTCAGTTACCGACAAATATAATGTTGTTACAGAATGCAAATTACACACTTGCTATAAAGAACATAACAAAGCAGGAATTTCTGTCATGTATTACAATGATTACGGAATAGAAGAGTTAAAGAACGAAGATATTACTCTAAACTGAAGACCAATTTGtgcatatatatacataagtatagttaaaaaatgaatcaatggcgttacaaccttttaggtctgggcctcagatttctttttctgtttcatgatcgtttgtgaattgaatagtaGTTGGTGATCAGTcctctgtgcctgacacacaccgtcgactttttgggtctaaggcaagccggttttctcacgatgttttttttcatcgttcgagctactgttaaatgcgcacatagaaagaaaatccattggtgcacagccggggatcgaacctacgacctcagggatgagagtcgcacgctgaagccactaggtcaacactgctatacatacatatgtataattaataattgttcaaTGTTTCAGGGTTGAAGATATGCTGCGATGGGTAACCGGTGTAAATAACGTAGTCAATGTGAATCATGTGCAAGAAAGACCCTTGGATTTACTCCCTGAAggtaaaaactattatattaaaagatggtttttatataattaaacgtAAAGCCGTAATGACAATGTCAACATTGCATGAAGTCTTTTTACTATCAAGTTACGTATACGTTTCAGTGCGACCCAGTGAACGAGCAATATCAGGAATGGACGTGCCCGTCAGTCCCAGTAAGCCCAGTACAGCGCAGGGCGTTAATGTGTCGCTAGTGAAGGGAGAAAAGGGTCTGGGATTCACTATAACCACGAGAGATAACCCCACGGGGGGACACTGTCCCATATACATCAAGAATATATTGCCTAAGGTACGATTTGTTGTTTGATGGTTCTTAGGCAAGtactgtattaaaattactttttaattctgCAATAataacctatatatatataatagcatGGTGTACCCAAGGACAAAACCATgcatttctgttttttcttttgattGTAAATGACACCAATTATAAACGCTGTAGTTTTTTGCCTTTTCCTCATAACGTACACGTATTTCAACTTGTATCTTAAGTCAACATCATTCTTTAAGAGGGCAAATATGtcaaataaatagatttaagtTTACATTGCTGTCGTTAAATACGGGCCAAAAATTGAATGCATATTTTTGTGGCCCAATAAGCTCACGATatcctttttatataaatagctaATTCTAgttaaatgttgttttttttgttaaaaaggaatttattaaattctaggGTGCAGCAGTAACTGACGGCAGACTTCGAGCTGGTGACAAGCTGGTGTCAGTAAACGGTGTCAGCGTGGCAGGTCTGACGCAGCAGCAGGTCGTTGCACTATTGAGGAATACTCCTACTGATTCCACTGTTGATATACGAATCGAAAGACCGGCTGGGAGGACTCAGGTAATAACGAGTTATTtcgtatttgtatatttataaattttttaaattgttatggtaatgttatgtaaatattagtgTTAATTCCAAAATGTCTTCCATTTTTCAGAGGGTAGAGCCTCAACAGAGTCCGACAAAATACATAGAAAAGGCCATAGGCGCCCCACCGAAACCAGCAGACACCGAAAAAGCGGTAGAAAACGGTAGAGTCTCCAGTATAGTGAACGCCATAAACAATAACTCAAACTCTGTGCGAGGAAGAATTTCTAAGAGTTCTTCTAAAGATGATCTGAAAGACCATTCATTGGACTCGGCGTTGCAGGATGCGCTTAACTCGTCATCTGGTTCagtaagtttaataatattttttttaaatacaaggatttaattttttttcttgcaCGAGTCATCTAAAAACAAAgcatttgaaagaaaaattgtaatgaattttaatgaaatatatctttaacagGTAACAAACCTTAGAAATCGTCTCATACTCCGCTTAGAAGTGCCAGTACACGAATCGGAGAAAGCCGGACTCGGTATCAGTGTGAAGGGAAAAGTGACTGCGACGCCGAAGCCTCACGATTTGGGCATTTTCATCAAATCAGTGCTACACGGTGGAGCCGCTTCCCGAGATGGCAGGTATGGCATTTTCGTTCAtagtctattattatttttgatgatGACACatgattcataattttattaccaccattttattatgttcaaaattattatttaattttgtttttgtggattaaataattaaaaaatattttttgaaaataaaaaaaaacttaaattcgCGATACCCTTTTACGTGTATCATCACTGCGTTGTCACACGATGCAGGTCtcgctatttttaaataccaaGATAAAAGAAACAGATATCAAAGCGCCGGAAACAAACCTGTTTATGAATACATTGAAAATATGTAACATCATCAATGGCTCCATAGTGTCTACAGCCCTAGCCTCCtcaagtattatatatttcaccATCGCAATCTTTTTCGTCCTTCTTGCGTTCATCTTCGAAACTCTAAAATTCTCTCTAAATAactctaaaaaaataactagctGTAAAGTACTCGGatctatttacaatattttgtcaaTTCAATAAAAGCATTGAAATAATTCCAGATTACACACAAACGACCAGCTCCTAAGCGTGAACGGCGTGTCTCTGGTCGGTCAATCCAACGCCGAAGCAATGGAAACCCTCCGACGAGCCCTCCTTCACTCCAGGCCCAACCTGCACGGCACCATTTCCTTGACCATCGCCAGGCGGACGGGTAACTATTTAATCTGAGAATTATTGCTTATTGTTGACCAACATTTGATCACACCATATTGGTCCTTCCGATAATTCTGTCGTGGAGACTTTAAGTATAAACCTCAATCaaagttaaatatagtttCAAGAGCTGTTAAATCATATGTTATTGCATgtagtttgacatatttgacagcgcTTAAGTCGAGATTGTGACCTGACATAcgaaatagaattattatatgaGTTTTATTGAATCTTAtcacatcatacataattataaatttattgaaatacattaaaaatactagtaaTTTTGTGCTTTTTGTTAAGCGGAAAAATTACCTGGAAAACAGCGGATTAGGTATAAGATAATCACTTTACCATgctttgtttaaaattgatcAGCCCCAACCGATGCACTAGACTATTTCACAGAAATTTAAGTGTCACTGAAATTGTCGTTCTGTCTAAAATTGCGGAAAAACGCTCCAGTCCTTAAGGACCGACGGAAGGAAGGAAGGATATACCGCAGTTTTAAGGATCGCTCACGACCACTTAGctaatatgaattaaatgaatttcacAGACAGCATGGACAGCCTGGCGCGATGGAAGGACGACACGCCCCCAAACGGAAACGACACGACCGGCTCCAACGACAACTCCAACTTTAACACCGTCATTTACAACGACAACAAACAGACGGACGCCAACTACGACAAGAAACACACTTCCGTCgtcacaattaataataacagctGGATATCCAACCAATCAGACGACAGCAAGGGATATCTGGAGAGGGAAGATGCGGTCCCCCACGATAGTAAGAGAGACAGCTTCGAGTGGAGCCGTTTGGACGGTTGGAATCCAGTGATAGACAGACTGACAGGATTGAGAAACGAGAGTTATTATATGGCGACGCAAGAGGTGCCGAATGGAAATCTGAGGAGTATGGGGCACGTGCACATGTCTAGATCGCCGCCTGCGCatcataatgttattattgagGAGGATTATGGAACTAGGTAAGTTTTAGTCTcgcctaatattaaaaactgatgTGTGAACCTTTTAGAATCGgccttttataatatttgagtTATAACCTAGTCCATAATTCCGAGCATTCAAATCTGTGCCACACCCGGTATTTGAACCTGAGACGGAATATACGGTCAACCATGCAACCACTGGACTGCCCATACTGTCCTAACATTACTATTGGATTGAgaacatacaatatatttttataaattataattaaaagatgtgcggtgttggcctagtgacttcggcgtgtgactctcatctccgaggtcgtaggttcgatccccggctgtgcaccaatggactttctttctatgtgcattcgctcgaacggtgttGGAAAACATCaggtgtgtcaggcacaggaggtgATCAACCTACATGCCTAATAGATTgccaaatgatcatgaaaaaggtacagaaatctgaggccgcAAAAGTTTTAAGTTCCCAATAAACAATAGAATCCCGAACAGGGGAAGCGTCGGGGGCGAGTCGGGCAGCGAGTGCGGAGTCAATACAAATGGCTTCAGTCGAGATGCGATCGGGAGGCGATCGATGTCCGAGAAGAGACACGCCGCGCTCGACGCCAAGACCACGGGCACCTACAAGAAGATCAAGGAGATTAAGGCTAGCGGTATGtctgacatatatattatacataatacatcATTTTCATTCCATAGAAATGCTACCAGCGTTGAAGATACACATGCCTtaagggaccaaactttttaaatttgtttttaataggttaagaatattgtgaatattaggtccttacatataaaattggcgttttgtatgggatgaacaaaaagtcgaatatttttaaatataatatatttaattaatcaaactcatgcatgaaccattgttttctatgcaattttgccatctcataggtagttcattgatccctttactaaaaaaaccagtcggacgggaatcaataaatctgtgaaggcgatttggactgagttaaattttttcccttgcaagaagttgtccaaaaaaaatggtaatctgttggagcaaggtccggggagtacggaggatgtcttagacattccaattgaagctcttctaatttggtagccgtctgttgtgcagtgtgtggtctagcgttgtcgtgaagtagcagtggcgtggagcgattgaccagcctaggttgtttagccgctagcttttccatcatggtttgcaattgctgacaatagacatcagccgtaatagtctggccagatttgagaaaactgcaatgaacaataccggcactagtccaccaaacgcttactagtaacttttttggggttaattttcgcttggggcaggatttggctggctagCCAGGACCCAACCATTGTGCTGAGcacttccgattatcgtaaagaatccatttttcatcacaggtaatgattcggtttaaaatatcttcattattgtgccggttcagtaatgtaacgcagcagtcgacgcgcgtttgccttTGTTTGCttcgccaagtattgagttatacaaaatgtttgaactggagcaaatctaTCAATtgaataatcgtcaaatttataaaaagctttattgtcaaatttattaaaattattaatttacgtttgacgagggctttgaattaatttagggataattctctaatttcgcttgggaatACTATACacacctacctacctacctacctacatacctacctacatatataaacgaaacttaatttatttgttatttgaactataaaaaattcattaaataatgaatattatctaaataacaGTAACTAACGAGTTTGTCCATGTCGGTACAGTTTCATAGATCACCTaacaaaatctatatatatattttactaatatctGCAGTTGTTGgatatgttcaaataaaatactttgtttgaagctggatACAAGCTTTGATTGTTTAAAAcgtgagcttataactaagataTCATTAGGAGTTGTGGAGCTGCAATGctgcaattaataaaaaacatacttGATTTATTGAAGAGTTCGTAAATCTAAATAACACTTATGTCATTGgacttttttactttttatttttcttgtatctgttgacctttttatatcaatttatgagtgtagtaaaaactaaagggctcatattggcttcaagtgtgaaTGCGATTAATGTTCtcattttgtttacgcttctaattattaactaatatatatgtaacgtaactaatgttaggttacacaACTCacgtttgatatatttaattttataatgtatttaatgcttgatatattaaatagtgcgctgaataaaaaaaaatggtaaagtGCCTATACCTAATCCGCATTGGTAGTAAATAGTTTTGACTAGTAAGTAAATTACTAGTCAAAACTATAATTggttgtgtaatatttttattatgtaaaatatatgtaaaccataattgtcatgtattttagaatagatagtaatatatactgttgaaaatgtattacatgAGATGTGGtgtacttttataattaaataaatttccatCGTAATAATCAATTATGAAACATTGacctttaataaatgaaatagttttttaaaggaatataatgataaataattccAAGTTAAATTTTCTTCCAGCGGCACCAGTGGGTCCCTCCTTGGGAATGCGCAAGTCATCGAGTCTGGAGTCGCTGCAAACCGCCATACAGGAGACGAAGCGAAACCCGCGGCAGGAGCCTATATACGCTCGGGCACATCCACGTAAGACTATTGCAGATATTACGATCTTCCTTTCGCCTgaatcttttttttacttaacctACCTTTTTGtagctacataccaacatatggaacattttgctatgctacccaaTAGAGACGGTTCGCTTTTCCggaataaaaacctaagtactcattttttatatttctcatagggaatacataaaaaaattactcgaATTGATCCAGCCGTATTCGATATTGCGCTAAGCAACGTATTTTgcaattaacttttatttgtatagaagGTTATGTTggctatattaaaaaacgatattattctaaattagGTTATTAATGGGAAAATTTATGTCGAAATTGCTTAACCGTTTTGATGTACCTGTAATGACATTGAACTCTGGATTATTTTTATGGCCAAgacaaaaacttattaatttcaagATAAAATCTCATTAAATTAGTTTCCAATTTATTAATGTCAATAgcatatataactataaaatgtGATTGTGACTGTTTTCGTACCAATAGCagatgaaatttttttttcagctCTTAAACACTGGTTGACCGACGACAATAATGCCCCAGAGATCATCCGGGGCTCACCTCAACAATCATCTCTGTCCCACAAGAAACCATCGCTGCTGAAATCAATATCTACGATGTTCAGGTATGTCAAATtgccttattaataaaaagtaaatctgTATAATTTTACGGTTTTAACTAAAGTCTCTGTTTATCAAAGCTATGTACAATtagacagaaagagacgaaataGTACTTCAGTTAAATGAACTTAAACTGGTTGTTAAGAATAATGGTACTCAAATTATCGCAATACtcataaatgtgtataaataatcaaagatACTGTAAACCTGTATTAGCTATTCattgtttatttctttgtGTTATTTCTTTATGATACTAATCTTATAAAAGATCACCTCCGCCGGCCAGCGGGCCCAACTTGCCCATAAATATCATGAGGATAATTGCGGAGTAGCAAATATAGTCCCTTTTTAGAACCTTTTCCATCCTTATTCTTCAATAGTTCAAAggcaaaaatatcaaataccCGAATTTTCACAGGATCGGCAAACCTCACAAGAAAGAAGACGTGTACGGGAGATCGACGCCCGCGCGTTCGTCGGAGAAGTCGCTCGCACGAGATGCGATGGAGAGACACCGAGATGAAAGAATTGAGGACGTACATACGCGcaggtatatattttgttatatacgGAATGTAATGTAacgtataaatgtaaaaaaagtgttttgttGATCGTTGTCTGCTGTTGCTAgcccttttttaaataacaggaGGCTCTCCTgacgatgttaagtgatatgcccatggacactctcaatgccagagctCGCGGCTCGCGAgtgagttgccggccttacaagtcaatatttcatttatataggATTATACTTATAAAAGTCGCCCAACTATCCATCCTTAACTTACGATAACCTGTAAATGTTATCCTAATagcatagtaaaaatatttgttaaatcgATTACTTGACTATTGAATTAAGAGGAAGTACTTACTACTGAGAGTTTCGAGTTTTACGAAACTCTTACGAAAACCTCGTAGTTTCCTATGGAGTGTATAGTTAATCGTTCAACTTCTTTCGTTCAAAACGAAATAAATGCTAAAATTACTCTTCAGAGcccattattatatttgttacagAGAAGAGCTCCGAAGCAGACAAAACAGTGAGCGAAGTACGCGCTCCGATCGGCGAAACGGACCCGCTATAcaggtaatatatttttgacaattgCTGTATCTTGACTGTCAAAATTTGTTTGTACGCTAGTTGAGTTCACAAGACCTGCTTGTTATATTACTAGTTATAAGATCTAGGTATATATATGCCGAAGAAAAATATCGTCACTCCATCGATATGGGCATCGTCATAAACGGGTTGATTGGGCGTCATGTGGGCAAATTGAGCACAAAAGACACGAATATTTACGTACAGTGTTTAATTCTTCTAACCCTACAAATGACACTGTAGCTTAAAACGAGCACCGATCTCACTTTTAATCACCATCTTCTGCTGGAGCCAACTCGTTCCACTCTCTCAGTCCTACAAAGCTCCACTGAATAATCAGTAATGTCCTGTCTAAAGACAAGATGGCGCCACGACCTGAGGAATTGCTCTGCTCTGATTGGTCGTAACAATATTCGTACTTTTATTCGTTAAGTTATGATTTAAAACTGTGAAACAATGTaaatcataacaaaaaaatcgaatcaacttaaattatgattctttaaataaatagaatctcaataattaatcaaaacaacattaaaaatcAACGGTCAATTGACTCGATCAGAACATTCCctgacattatatttttttaatgtatacgTATTTTGATTGAATTATCGGTGTCTCATTGTGTAGTCGTATTAGTAATAAgtgtaaagttaaattaattttcgatCATTACGTGAGTTgtttgtttcataatattgTGTTCGTAATTTGGTACACAGACTGCGTcgaattgtaattattatatattattgttgtaaTTAAAAGTGATTTCTGTTTTTTAGGCAATGGAGAGCGCGTGGGGGCCTACAGGCCATTATGTCAATTATGAAGAAATCCAACAAAACCTAAAGTGAGTAGCTTTTTATACTATAGGccacttttttttcttttttttttacttcggGAAATGCATTCCGCATTCCCTACGGCGCAACTGGATGGAGCGGGAGGGTTATGTGGGACTCGCTATGtgcatacccactaaaaccccaAGGCGCCACCAACAATCGCCTTAGGCGGGATGCGGTAACAGCAGAGCCTTATCCGCTTCCCGACATGCGACGCGGCGGTTGCGCCGGCGTCCAATACTATAGGCCTCTAGCACAACATTTGATTGTGATTAATATTTCCCTGTTTGAGTAAAGTTAGTGATTAGCGATACCAACTAATGATGCCTCGTAGATTAGTttgaaaaaaacaataatttcgtcataaataatagattCGTTCTATTACTGATgtagtacatatttttttattattcggtGTCAATATTTATCGTAAAATGAAAGACttcttttttattggtttcattgttaaaaattacgCAGTTCCGGCACTgaggtaataaaattatattaaatataattatcataaaaagtcatataattttaacataagtAATTAAAGTGACTTACTTCAACACGTAAAACACGACATCgttaaacttactttaactttgacgattatttaaaagatctaatccttgggattgatttacGCCAGTTCaaagaatttgtatgactcaaaatttgattaaaaagagtggcggagagtttcttgacAGTTCTTCGCTCTAAGCCCTTGACTTGCGTTCTGGttgtatgtaaatttagaattaatttaacatattttctattaacgttcgtaagtgtacttggttgcctatatgaataaaactatttgatataatatatagtttaacgcgagtttatatttcatgaaattttatttttgccaaCATAAATTAACTGTAGCCGGTTCGTAATCAAAGTATGCGTAAACTTGTATATAACAAGTTTTAAATAGCGAATatgcattttaaaaaatacttttgcaTGAGAATCGAAACCAATTAACCAAACATAACCTGTATTGTGTCAAGACTAAAATTGATGGCAAACGTACtacatgaaataataaaaataaatgcataaCATTTAAGTGACGAatagtatatttgtttttcaaaagTTTTGAATGCAGCTTTGATgttcaaaatatttcataatcttaaattttcaTCCTCAATAGCACAGCGGCTTACGTCCATTGAGACTGGTCATATTCGATTCAAGTACACGTGCATCTGCACTATGTGTACTTGTGTGACGCACATGTGTATTCCGGATACacaaattattactaatttcTCTTATACCGATGTGTTAGATGTCCGACTTGCCAAgggtatataattataaatttagcaTATTATATGTGCCTAACTTTTGGTTAAAAatcaaagtttttatttatatcgtgtaaatacgatataaataatataataaaatctataactgtattttattattattttttttcctcgttaattttggtatattttttttaatgtctatgTGGTTTATTCTAGTCTATGTATATATCACAAATATTCAGAATAATTCTATGGGTGGTAAAATTCCGTCCTCTATTCGAcacattgaataaaaaattattcccTCAGGCTACAACAATAACAAAGTGACCTCATTAAGAAAAgcgtaatatttttagactCTTGGGGTTTTCTTTCGAATATCTCAGGTTGAGAGATTTAGTATTACAacagattaattatttatgtattgtaaaaacttttgtacaaaagacaatttaatgatttatataaCATGCTTTCgaacaaaatatacttattattgaACAATTTTGCTACTTAAGTATTAATAAGTTACTCAGAAGAGCAGAAAGCAACAGAGCAACAACCAAATCACTCATCGTAGATTTTATAGATTGATTTATctaagtatatgtatatatatataaatatatttcttattaaaaacacaattcataataataattaataacaataatttataataataatgaatatatatgtttCTTAGTAAAAACACAATACAGTATAAATTCCTcgatacaaaaacacaaagtCACCTCTAACTTTTGCCTAATGTCGTTTTTATTCAATCATGGCGAGTATTATGGAGCCaaacaataattgaattaCAGCACATTAGTTGGGCCCATAGCTATTGCTTgcgatttaattaaacattgtaGTATTTTAcgagatattttaataaaaattggcaTTTACTTCATTTTTGTTCCTCGAAACACTGTACCGTCCGTCTCATATCGCGAACTTCAGGCATACACTTGTTTCACTAGAGCGGGTGGAGACGCGCGGATGAAATCATGAATTTTGCTAGCCTAGCTCGGGCTCTTAACGCATAATTTGAAAGTACCCAAACTCTCTCTTTACTTACAGTCATTAcggtaattaatttattgctttattCAGTGCGCGGCGAGAGAAACTGAGCGAAGTACAAATCGGTCAAATGCGGCGGCAAGTTCACGCACAGAGAGCGAAAGCCGAGGAAGAAAggtgaatattaaaataatcttcaACATGTagctataaaacatattatatctgtcttatattctattgttatacTAGTTAGTACAtagttttattctaaataCGCCCATGTTACTACTTAGTTCGATTGTAGCAGTTAACATAGTATCATAGGATATCCAAAAGAAGAAGAATTGGAAGTTCTTAGATTACAATTGAGAAACGTGTCAACtgtctaaataaatgtaataccattataatttatttcataatcctacagctaatataaatgatatattacaaaaagcaattgtactaaagatatagccaaagatggaacatatacaaaaaggttaaaatatttacgaaaggaaaaagtccataaaattttgttaaatatatttaactaagtaacAACACTTCTTCttaacaaataatactaaattatttgtatattttaaaagactcatttactaaaacaaaataaccaAATCATATAGaaacttttaatttcaatattgagacaaaatcattcattcattatttaagtaataaaataaatttggttaATAAACGATGTTATTTGCAGTGGTATTCGTGTTTCCGAATTTAGATATGTAAATTGTCACGTGTTAAACACGCGTGTCCATTGGAATGTGCGAGAcagtgtaaaaaaattaaaattaataccttaaaatattttttacgtacaagtgtcataaattaaaatgcaatacaaaaatctatgcggtatttttttgtaacgtCCCAAAATTCAGTATTAAACAACTGTAACACTAATTTGAACACTTGCTTGTATGGTTAAGGAAACTTCATGAGGAAAGGAATTTAGCTTAGTGTACAATCggaacttaattatttaattattagctaTATGACTTTTTTGCGTCAAAAGGTATTGaatttgacatacggaagtcGTACCTTACCGTAAATCTCGACTCGCGAAACTTCAGACCCAAAAATCTGTCAGGCCTTCTGGGGCctatacagaaaaataaaataaatgttgtctATTTCTACATTTAGCATTGCTGAATTAGCCTCTTGTcaaggttttatataataaataaaaagtggcgctacaacctttttaagtctgggtctcagatttgttatatctgtttcatgatcatttgtcaatctaaaatGCAAGAAGGAGGCAAGCCCGTTTCCTTATAATGTTTTGCATCactgttcgagctaatgttaaatgcgcacatagaaagaaagtcggAAAGTACATACCTCGGGTAtaagagttgcacgctgaagccaacactgctctaggTTTACATACATACCTAAATTTTAGCCAATACTGtagaattacttttat from Pieris brassicae chromosome 2, ilPieBrab1.1, whole genome shotgun sequence includes:
- the LOC123718798 gene encoding partitioning defective 3 homolog isoform X3 codes for the protein MKVTVCFGAVRVLVPCGAGDLLVRDLVREATLRYKKATGQGPETWVGVRALRASSGGILDPDDRVCDVADDRETLTAECTNQAPQPRAAQADGASGSSAGTASPDMFRGGGGVGDMRVPNADSCVEVGAADLEDGANGLQVRRGSEPTLHQDTLPPQRQETDQTKRWSAAVVCRDDHRPEPPHPDKHSHFQRQTNRLSMQFSGPGSGVWMEAAERVQIYGSKSLPRDARRDPLGQDTAIEQQNNRVEDMLRWVTGVNNVVNVNHVQERPLDLLPEVRPSERAISGMDVPVSPSKPSTAQGVNVSLVKGEKGLGFTITTRDNPTGGHCPIYIKNILPKGAAVTDGRLRAGDKLVSVNGVSVAGLTQQQVVALLRNTPTDSTVDIRIERPAGRTQRVEPQQSPTKYIEKAIGAPPKPADTEKAVENGRVSSIVNAINNNSNSVRGRISKSSSKDDLKDHSLDSALQDALNSSSGSVTNLRNRLILRLEVPVHESEKAGLGISVKGKVTATPKPHDLGIFIKSVLHGGAASRDGRLHTNDQLLSVNGVSLVGQSNAEAMETLRRALLHSRPNLHGTISLTIARRTDSMDSLARWKDDTPPNGNDTTGSNDNSNFNTVIYNDNKQTDANYDKKHTSVVTINNNSWISNQSDDSKGYLEREDAVPHDSKRDSFEWSRLDGWNPVIDRLTGLRNESYYMATQEVPNGNLRSMGHVHMSRSPPAHHNVIIEEDYGTRIPNRGSVGGESGSECGVNTNGFSRDAIGRRSMSEKRHAALDAKTTGTYKKIKEIKASAAPVGPSLGMRKSSSLESLQTAIQETKRNPRQEPIYARAHPPTYQHMEHFAMLPNRDGSLFRNKNLTLKHWLTDDNNAPEIIRGSPQQSSLSHKKPSLLKSISTMFRIGKPHKKEDVYGRSTPARSSEKSLARDAMERHRDERIEDVHTRREELRSRQNSERSTRSDRRNGPAIQAMESAWGPTGHYVNYEEIQQNLNARREKLSEVQIGQMRRQVHAQRAKAEEESSRRGMSSVSHSQRSCRDREIPRPLSNYYEYEAAPPRRSGKLSHYH
- the LOC123718798 gene encoding partitioning defective 3 homolog isoform X8, whose protein sequence is MKVTVCFGAVRVLVPCGAGDLLVRDLVREATLRYKKATGQGPETWVGVRALRASSGGILDPDDRVCDVADDRETLTAECTNQAPQPRAAQADGASGSSAGTASPDMFRGGGGVGDMRVPNADSCVEVGAADLEDGANGLQVRRGSEPTLHQDTLPPQRQETDQTKRWSAAVVCRDDHRPEPPHPDKHSHFQRQTNRLSMQFSGPGSGVWMEAAERVQIYGSKSLPRDARRDPLGQDTAIEQQNNRVEDMLRWVTGVNNVVNVNHVQERPLDLLPEVRPSERAISGMDVPVSPSKPSTAQGVNVSLVKGEKGLGFTITTRDNPTGGHCPIYIKNILPKGAAVTDGRLRAGDKLVSVNGVSVAGLTQQQVVALLRNTPTDSTVDIRIERPAGRTQRVEPQQSPTKYIEKAIGAPPKPADTEKAVENGRVSSIVNAINNNSNSVRGRISKSSSKDDLKDHSLDSALQDALNSSSGSVTNLRNRLILRLEVPVHESEKAGLGISVKGKVTATPKPHDLGIFIKSVLHGGAASRDGRLHTNDQLLSVNGVSLVGQSNAEAMETLRRALLHSRPNLHGTISLTIARRTDSMDSLARWKDDTPPNGNDTTGSNDNSNFNTVIYNDNKQTDANYDKKHTSVVTINNNSWISNQSDDSKGYLEREDAVPHDSKRDSFEWSRLDGWNPVIDRLTGLRNESYYMATQEVPNGNLRSMGHVHMSRSPPAHHNVIIEEDYGTRIPNRGSVGGESGSECGVNTNGFSRDAIGRRSMSEKRHAALDAKTTGTYKKIKEIKASAAPVGPSLGMRKSSSLESLQTAIQETKRNPRQEPIYARAHPPTYQHMEHFAMLPNRDGSLFRNKNLTLKHWLTDDNNAPEIIRGSPQQSSLSHKKPSLLKSISTMFRIGKPHKKEDVYGRSTPARSSEKSLARDAMERHRDERIEDVHTRREELRSRQNSERSTRSDRRNGPAIQAMESAWGPTGHYVNYEEIQQNLNSRRGMSSVSHSQRSCRDREIPRPLSNYYEYEAAPPRRSGKLSHYH